From Salvia splendens isolate huo1 chromosome 16, SspV2, whole genome shotgun sequence, a single genomic window includes:
- the LOC121772034 gene encoding cullin-3A-like produces the protein MSSGPKKRNFQIEAFKHKVVVDPKYAEKTWKVLEDAIKEIYNHNASGLSFEELYRNAYNMVLHKFGEKLYSGLVSTMTLHLQSMSKSIEAAQGASFLDELNAKWNNHNKALQMIRDILMYVDRTLIPSTHKTPVHELGLNLWRDYVIHSCNIQSRLLNTILELIQRERTGEVINRGLMRNIIKMLMDLGASVYQEDFEKPFLNVSADYYQAESQEYIECCDCADYLKKAERRLNEDIDRVSHYLDTKTEPKITNVVEKEMIANHMLRLVHMENSGLVKMLLDDKSEDLARMYNLFRRVSDGLSTIRNVMTSHMRDTGNQLVTDPEKSKNPVEFVETLLEKRDKYDKIISSAFSNDKTFQNALSSSFEYFINLNPRSPEYISLFVDDKLRKGLKGVKDEDVELILDKVMILFRYLQEKDVFEKYYKQHLAKRLLSGKTVSDDAERSLIVKLKTECGYQFTSKLEGMFTDMKTSQDTMQGFYAACGAELGNGPALVVQVLTTGSWPTQSTNTCNLPAELSTLCEKFRSYYLRTHTGRRLTWQTNMGTADLRATFGNVQKYELNVSTYQMCVLMLFNSNEHLSYKEIEQVTEIPSSDLKRCLQSLACVKGKNVLRKEPMSKDIGEDDAFSVNDNFTSKLRKVKIGTVVAQKESEPEKQETRQRVEEDRKPQIEAAIVRIMKSRRVLDHNNIIAEVTKQLQSRFLANPGEIKKRIESLIERDFLERDNADRRLYRYLA, from the exons ATGAGCAGCGGGCCGAAGAAGAGGAATTTTCAGATTGAAGCATTCAAGCACAAAGTGGTGGTGGATCCCAAGTATGCCGAAAAGACTTGGAAGGTTTTAGAGGATGCTATTAAAGAGATTTACAATCATAACGCTAGCGGGCTTAGTTTTGAAGAATTATACAG AAATGCATATAATATGGTATTACATAAATTTGGGGAGAAGCTTTATTCTGGACTTGTGTCGACAATGACACTCCATCTTCAGTCAATGTCCAAATCTATAGAAGCTGCCCAAGGTGCCTCGTTCCTGGATGAACTTAATGCCAAATGGAACAATCACAATAAAGCATTGCAAATGATCCGTGACATACTAATGTACGTGGACAGGACATTAATCCCAAGCACCCATAAGACCCCTGTTCATGAGCTCGGGCTAAACCTCTGGAGGGACTATGTCATTCACTCTTGTAATATCCAGTCAAGGCTTTTAAACACCATTCTTGAACTGATACAGAGGGAACGCACAGGTGAAGTCATCAACAGAGGGCTTATgagaaatattattaaaatgctAATGGATTTGGGAGCTTCAGTCTACCAAGAGGATTTCGAGAAACCATTTCTTAACGTTTCTGCTGATTACTATCAGGCAGAATCACAGGAATATATTGAGTGTTGTGATTGTGCGGACTACCTGAAGAAAGCTGAAAGGCGTTTAAATGAAGATATTGACAGGGTATCACATTACTTAGACACAAAGACTGAACCAAAGATAACCAATGTTGTAGAAAAGGAGATGATAGCCAACCACATGCTTAGATTGGTTCATATGGAGAACTCGGGTCTGGTAAAGATGCTTCTGGATGATAAATCTGAAGACTTGGCAAGGATGTACAACTTATTCCGTCGGGTTTCAGACGGCCTCTCCACAATCAGGAATGTAATGACGTCCCACATGAGAGATACAGGAAATCAGCTTGTTACTGATCCAGAGAAATCGAAGAATCCAGTGGAGTTTGTTGAGACACTCCTTGAGAAAAGGGATAAGTATGATAAAATCATAAGCTCGGCATTCAGCAATGACAAGACATTCCAGAATGCCTTGAGTTCTTCATTTGAGtatttcattaatttaaatCCTCGTTCTCCAGAGTACATATCTTTGTTTGTGGATGATAAGCTGCGCAAAGGGCTGAAGGGAGTGAAAGACGAGGATGTTGAGCTTATTCTTGATAAGGTAATGATATTGTTCCGTTACCTTCAGGAGAAAGATGTTTTTGAGAAATACTACAAACAGCACTTGGCAAAGAGGCTCCTGTCAGGAAAAACAGTATCGGATGATGCAGAAAGAAGTCTCATTGTCAAACTGAAGACTGAATGTGGGTATCAGTTTACATCAAAATTGGAAGGGATGTTTACAGATATGAAGACGTCTCAGGACACTATGCAAGGGTTTTATGCTGCCTGCGGTGCTGAGCTGGGGAATGGCCCAGCATTAGTCGTCCAGGTTTTGACTACTGGGTCGTGGCCTACTCAATCCACCAACACTTGCAACCTTCCAGCTGAGCTGTCAACTCTCTGCGAGAAGTTTCGATCATATTACCTGAGGACTCATACAGGTAGGAGATTGACCTGGCAGACAAATATGGGAACAGCTGATCTGAGAGCAACCTTTGGGAATGTACAGAAGTATGAGTTGAATGTTTCGACTTATCAAATGTGTGTTTTAATGCTGTTCAACAGTAACGAACATCTTAGCTACAAGGAGATTGAGCAGGTCACAGAGATTCCATCTTCTGACTTGAAACGGTGCCTGCAGTCCTTAGCTTGTGTAAAAGGGAAAAATGTGCTTCGTAAAGAGCCCATGAGCAAGGATATCGGAGAGGATGATGCATTTTCTGTTAATGACAATTTCACCAGTAAACTTCGAAAGGTTAAAATAGGAACTGTGGTTGCACAAAAAGAATCTGAGCCGGAGAAGCAAGAGACAAGGCAGAGGGTGGAGGAAGATAGGAAGCCCCAGATTGAGGCTGCAATAGTCAGAATCATGAAATCGAGGAGGGTGCTGGatcataataatattattgctGAGGTGACAAAACAATTGCAGTCACGGTTCCTGGCCAACCCCGGGGAGATCAAGAAACGAATCGAATCCCTTATAGAGCGAGATTTCTTGGAAAGGGATAATGCAGATAGACGATTATACCGGTATCTTGCGTGA